In the genome of Dryobates pubescens isolate bDryPub1 chromosome 18, bDryPub1.pri, whole genome shotgun sequence, one region contains:
- the LOC104303630 gene encoding protein eva-1 homolog C-like, translated as MGRSRASSGRAMAGPVGPAAAMVLLSLAMGLEASPELSGYLRKVLRNHTAHTCDGEQLLIICPRKTTISILGAFYGRRVPSPNLCPSPGNASQENIECTSTTAHLKLLAECQDQQWCQFSVHSQVFGPDPCPGTHKYLITSYKCRPGNHRVKTVCENDKLKLQCRPKSVLAIYSANYGRFLRGKLECDALNTRGPHIECLAPDALRRVSKKCHRKVNCTVAADQATFGDPCLPGTKKQLRVSYTCVPKQLLEEVGSDSSDPFLLSDYMHGGWYKGPRFSRLREDQMIFTSSLAAFAHLWGVPEKVGLYFLCGVSGGLMLLLCIISPKTTFLQEVGEALKDTELGSSSELSRTKLRDEQDEDLPDDSSSDSSFRHLTRTYRATDSIFSPELTAAMEGAVEHHGRGGEEIWMPKESSPYAIHKIKSATK; from the exons ATGGGacgcagcagagccagcagtggtcgTGCCATGGCCGGGCcagtggggccagcagcagctatgGTCCTCCTCAGCCTGGCCATGGGGCTGGAGGCCAGCCCGGAGCTCTCTG GGTACCTGCGCAAGGTGCTGAGGAATCACACTGCTCACACCTGCGACGGGGAGCAGCTCCTCATCATCTGCCCTCGCAAGACCACCATCAGCATCCTCGGTGCCTTCTACGGGCGTCGTGTACCCAGCCCcaacctctgccccagccctggcaatgCCTCCCAGGAGAACATCGAGTGCACGTCTACTACTGCCCACCTG AAGCTGCTGGCTGAATGCCAGGACCAGCAGTGGTGCCAATTCTCAGTGCATAGCCAAGTCTTTGGGCCAGACCCGTGCCCGGGGACACACAAGTACCTCATCACCTCCTACAAGTGCCGGCCAG GGAACCATCGAGTCAAGACCGTGTGTGAGAATGACAAGCTGAAGCTGCAGTGCCGACCAAAGTCTGTCCTGGCCATTTATTCTGCAAATTACGGACGATTCCTGCGGGGCAAACTAGAATGTGATGCCCTGAACACCAGGGGACCCCATATAG AGTGCTTGGCTCCAGATGCCCTCCGGAGGGTCTCCAAGAAGTGCCACCGTAAAGTGAATTGCACAGTGGCTGCTGACCAGGCCACCTTTGGGGACCCGTGCCTGCCTGGCACAAAGAAACAGCTGCGAGTCTCCTACACCTGCG TgcccaagcagctgctggaggaggtgggCTCTGACTCTTCGGACCCCTTCCTGCTCTCGGACTACATGCATG GTGGCTGGTACAAAGGGCCCAGGTTCTCCAGGCTCCGGGAAGACCAGATGATTTTTACTAGCTCTCTGGCAGCTTTTGCCCACCTCTGGG GTGTCCCAGAGAAAGTTGGCCTCTACTTTCTTTGTGGGGTCTCGGGAGGCCTCATGCTCCTGCTGTGCATCATCAGCCCTAAAACAACCTTCCTCCAGGAGGTGGGAGAGGCTCtcaaagacacagagctggggagcagctcagagcttAGTAGGACCAAGCTGCGAGACGAGCAGGACGAAGACCTTCCTGATGACAGCTCCTCAGACTCCTCCTTCCGCCACCTCACCCGCACTTACCGGGCCACAGACAGCATCTTCAGCCCTGAGCTGACAGCAGCCATGGAGGGAGCGGTGGAGCACCACGGCCGTGGAGGGGAGGAGATCTGGATGCCCAAGGAGTCAAGTCCCTATGCCATTCACAAGATCAAATCAGCCACCAAATaa